In the genome of Coregonus clupeaformis isolate EN_2021a chromosome 1, ASM2061545v1, whole genome shotgun sequence, one region contains:
- the LOC121582626 gene encoding cytochrome c oxidase subunit 5B, mitochondrial-like, whose amino-acid sequence MAGRLLLRTCTTLQLTINNVVARSLSRAMGTLKGIPTDEEQATGLERRALQVLKKGKDPWSILKPNEYAGTKKDPHIVPGISDKRLVGCLCEEDNTAIVWFWLHEGKRCPECGSHYQFVRHELPH is encoded by the exons ATGGCAGGCAGACTTTTACTACGTACATGTACAACCTTGCAATTGACAATAAACAATGTTGTGGCAAGATCACTGTCACGCGCAATGGGAACATTAAAAG GGATTCCAACTGATGAGGAACAGGCCACTGGACTTGAGCGACGTGCCTTGCAGGTATTGAAGAAGGGAAAG gaTCCTTGGAGCATTCTGAAACCCAATGAGTATGCTGGAACCAAAAAAGACCCTCACATTGTCCCAGGCATTAGTGACAAGCGGCTGGTAGGCTGCCTGT GTGAAGAGGACAACACTGCCATTGTGTGGTTCTGGCTCCATGAGGGGAAGCGCTGTCCCGAATGTGGGTCCCACTACCAGTTTGTCCGTCATGAGCTGCCCCACTGA